In the Leptolyngbya sp. SIO1E4 genome, one interval contains:
- a CDS encoding serine/threonine protein kinase, protein MQESPPKLSAYRDAPQRQSRRRALHQPGQLFRDRYRVLKVLASGGFGVTYLTQDGRIPGSPLCVIKQLCPKVNSPMALERAKRRFRQEAKVLAKVGSHSQIPKLLDYFTINEEFYLVQEYVPGEVLTKEVRRHGAQSEQQVKQFLKEILPVVKFIHRCRIIHRDIKPPNIIRCADDGRLVLIDFGAVRECLGELGEGNFQNALTQFVGTPGFAPPEQQALRPTYGSDLYALGMTCLFLLTGKTPIEFDTDLETGDILWQHLVEVSEHFSGILNKMLRSDVADRYQTVDEVTRVLLLENHIDQLSPGLSYQPRPDDISQSLDTVIPIDGYLTPVQRQAIGIRRWRSRRHKRRIQPLAHTGFSTTTSTASPNHHF, encoded by the coding sequence ATGCAGGAATCTCCGCCCAAACTATCGGCCTATCGCGATGCCCCCCAGCGTCAATCTCGACGCCGAGCGCTCCATCAACCAGGGCAGCTTTTTCGTGACCGCTATCGCGTCCTTAAAGTCTTAGCATCCGGTGGATTTGGGGTCACCTACCTGACTCAAGACGGGAGAATTCCAGGAAGTCCACTCTGTGTTATCAAGCAGCTTTGCCCCAAGGTGAATAGCCCAATGGCCCTAGAGCGGGCAAAACGTCGCTTTCGCCAAGAGGCCAAAGTCCTGGCTAAAGTGGGCAGCCATTCTCAGATTCCAAAGCTGCTTGACTATTTCACGATTAACGAAGAGTTTTACCTGGTTCAGGAATACGTTCCTGGAGAAGTGCTCACGAAAGAAGTGCGCCGTCATGGCGCTCAAAGTGAGCAGCAGGTCAAACAGTTTTTGAAGGAAATTTTGCCCGTGGTGAAGTTCATTCACCGGTGTCGGATTATTCATCGCGATATTAAACCCCCTAATATCATCCGGTGTGCAGACGATGGTCGTCTGGTTCTGATTGATTTTGGAGCGGTGCGGGAATGTCTCGGAGAGCTTGGGGAGGGGAACTTTCAAAATGCCTTAACCCAGTTTGTTGGCACCCCTGGATTTGCCCCCCCTGAACAACAGGCCCTCCGCCCCACCTACGGGAGCGATCTCTATGCTCTGGGGATGACCTGTTTGTTTTTGCTGACTGGCAAAACGCCCATCGAGTTTGATACTGATCTGGAGACTGGCGATATCCTGTGGCAGCATCTGGTGGAGGTCAGTGAGCACTTTTCAGGCATTTTGAACAAGATGCTGCGATCGGACGTGGCTGATCGCTACCAAACCGTCGATGAGGTTACGCGGGTTCTCCTGCTAGAAAATCATATTGATCAGCTCTCTCCTGGCTTAAGCTATCAACCTCGCCCCGATGACATCTCCCAGTCCTTAGATACCGTCATCCCTATTGACGGCTATCTCACCCCAGTACAGCGACAAGCCATTGGGATTCGGCGCTGGCGATCTCGCAGACATAAGCGCCGGATTCAGCCCTTAGCCCATACTGGCTTTTCAACAACAACCAGCACGGCGTCACCCAATCATCATTTTTAA
- a CDS encoding HAMP domain-containing histidine kinase yields the protein MTKPSLRSRLFRAHLTVLGIGVVTLTTVGWLYSPRLFILYLRRIEGRNFRIGQVEAQLVEGFQFAWGRGMVWAGLLGGIAASSMSYWLSQRIVQPLLEMEEITRTFASGDLERRLPAYEILELTQLAHSVNHMAADLKNVEQRRRDLVSDLSHELRTPLTILKGYLEGLADGTIEADPSIHERLACETTRLQRLVNDLQELSQLESGYLPIHAQPISLCSLLSSIVARFADQLLPEDPVQLTLECPAELPRVQADAERIEQVMVNLLSNALRHTPKGSVTVKAWPAHSQVWVAVQDTGSGIAPEHINHLFDRFWRADRSRDRTSGGTGIGLTICRRLVELHGGYIEVESKLGQGSVFRFWLPVAPP from the coding sequence ATGACCAAACCCAGCCTGCGTAGTCGTCTGTTTCGTGCCCATCTCACAGTGCTGGGAATTGGGGTAGTTACACTCACGACCGTTGGCTGGCTATATTCTCCTCGGTTGTTCATCCTCTACTTGCGGCGCATTGAAGGCCGCAATTTTCGCATTGGCCAGGTTGAGGCCCAGCTGGTAGAAGGATTTCAGTTTGCCTGGGGGCGCGGTATGGTGTGGGCTGGGTTGCTCGGCGGCATTGCCGCCAGCAGCATGAGCTATTGGTTATCTCAGCGGATTGTGCAACCGCTGTTAGAGATGGAGGAAATTACCCGCACCTTTGCCTCTGGAGACCTAGAGCGCCGCTTGCCTGCCTATGAAATTTTAGAGCTAACTCAGCTCGCCCATAGCGTCAACCACATGGCTGCAGATCTAAAAAACGTTGAACAGCGCCGCCGCGATTTAGTCAGTGATTTGTCCCACGAGTTGCGAACGCCCCTCACCATTCTGAAAGGGTATTTAGAAGGTTTAGCCGATGGCACGATTGAGGCTGATCCGAGCATTCATGAACGATTAGCCTGTGAAACAACTCGACTTCAGCGACTGGTGAACGATCTGCAAGAATTGTCGCAGCTAGAGTCAGGATACTTGCCCATCCATGCGCAACCGATATCCCTCTGTAGCCTTTTATCCTCAATCGTTGCACGCTTTGCCGATCAGCTCCTTCCGGAAGATCCCGTGCAGCTGACGCTGGAATGTCCGGCTGAATTGCCCCGGGTGCAAGCGGATGCCGAGCGCATTGAGCAAGTCATGGTCAATCTGTTAAGTAATGCCTTGCGCCACACCCCAAAGGGCAGCGTCACAGTCAAGGCGTGGCCAGCCCATAGCCAGGTCTGGGTTGCCGTACAGGACACTGGATCAGGTATTGCCCCCGAGCATATTAATCATCTCTTCGACCGATTTTGGCGGGCCGATCGCTCCCGCGATCGCACCTCCGGAGGAACCGGGATTGGCCTGACGATTTGTCGTCGCCTGGTCGAGCTGCATGGCGGTTACATTGAGGTTGAGAGTAAACTCGGACAGGGCAGCGTTTTTCGATTTTGGTTACCAGTGGCACCCCCATAA
- a CDS encoding response regulator transcription factor, translating into MDILVVDDEIEIANLIKLYLEKEGFTVHLCRNGEQALTLAQTLQPDVIVLDLMLPELDGLEVCARIRQQSGIKDPYILIVTAKGEEIDRIIGLSTGADDYLVKPFSPRELVARVRALLRRSLRQGGLSPQYQSPHFQVDPTQRTALRSHPNGEADPLSLTTLEFDLLATFISYPGRVWTRPQLIEKLWGSDFYGDERIVDAHIARLRKKIEPDPAQPTFIKTVIGVGYKFEDDETEVS; encoded by the coding sequence ATGGATATTCTGGTTGTCGACGATGAAATCGAAATTGCCAATCTCATTAAGCTCTACCTAGAAAAAGAGGGGTTTACTGTTCACTTATGTAGAAATGGAGAACAAGCGCTGACCCTGGCGCAGACACTGCAGCCAGATGTAATTGTGTTGGATCTGATGCTGCCGGAGTTGGATGGATTGGAAGTCTGTGCCCGCATCCGACAACAGTCTGGTATCAAGGATCCTTATATTTTGATCGTCACCGCCAAAGGCGAGGAAATCGATCGCATCATTGGCCTGTCAACAGGCGCCGATGACTATTTGGTTAAACCCTTTAGCCCCCGTGAGCTGGTGGCCCGGGTGCGGGCACTGCTGCGACGCAGTTTGCGCCAGGGTGGGTTGTCCCCCCAGTATCAAAGTCCTCACTTTCAGGTTGATCCGACTCAGCGGACAGCCCTGAGATCGCACCCCAATGGAGAAGCCGACCCGCTGTCTCTAACCACGCTGGAGTTTGACCTGTTAGCCACTTTTATTAGCTACCCTGGTCGGGTGTGGACTCGTCCTCAACTCATCGAGAAACTATGGGGGTCAGATTTTTACGGAGATGAACGCATTGTGGATGCCCACATCGCCCGATTGCGTAAAAAGATAGAGCCTGACCCCGCCCAACCCACGTTCATCAAAACTGTGATTGGCGTGGGCTACAAATTTGAGGATGACGAGACCGAAGTGTCATGA
- a CDS encoding PspA/IM30 family protein, producing the protein MNVLGRLAQTIRAQVNHWVQESEDPEKILDRIVADMQSDLIQLRQSVAQAIATQKRTERQCDQTHNLIKEWYGRAQLALQKGDEPKAREALAQRQTYLKMQSQLDEHIRQQQTIVAKLKTNMRNLEVKIADARTRRDMYIARARSAEASQRIQEMIAQVGSQRSTGALDRMGDKVLDLEAQAEAVSELNRTLQAETLENRFAALEQDETGAIEAELAAMKANVVNPSQPSGHPINS; encoded by the coding sequence ATGAATGTGTTGGGGCGACTGGCTCAAACAATTCGAGCCCAAGTAAATCACTGGGTACAAGAGTCTGAAGATCCCGAAAAGATCTTGGATCGAATAGTTGCTGATATGCAGTCGGATTTGATTCAGCTGCGTCAATCAGTGGCTCAAGCGATCGCAACCCAGAAGCGGACTGAGCGCCAATGTGACCAGACGCATAACTTGATTAAAGAATGGTATGGCCGGGCGCAGCTTGCCCTTCAAAAAGGAGATGAACCTAAAGCTCGTGAAGCTTTGGCGCAAAGGCAAACTTATCTCAAGATGCAATCCCAATTGGATGAGCATATTCGTCAGCAACAGACAATTGTGGCCAAGCTCAAAACCAATATGCGGAACCTGGAAGTGAAAATTGCAGATGCCCGTACTCGCCGCGATATGTACATCGCAAGAGCCCGTTCTGCAGAAGCGTCTCAGCGGATTCAAGAAATGATTGCTCAAGTCGGCTCGCAGCGGTCAACGGGGGCGCTAGATCGTATGGGGGACAAGGTTTTAGATCTCGAGGCACAGGCTGAAGCCGTGTCAGAGTTAAATCGAACTCTCCAGGCTGAGACTCTCGAAAATCGGTTTGCAGCCCTAGAACAAGATGAAACCGGAGCAATTGAAGCTGAGCTCGCGGCCATGAAAGCTAATGTAGTGAACCCCTCTCAGCCCTCTGGGCACCCAATTAATTCCTAA
- a CDS encoding late competence development ComFB family protein — MGNDARVAHNKVYVNVMELLVAEEVDQQLQRLPERVLKYIRRSEVETFALNRLPALYASSEKGLQHQYDRAIRELNPKIASAVRQAFAAVQIDPIRLSQPIHLEDDSRESEAVLQALREWLRSPDLDWKTALYKLKRLQYRGARKGSQVAPLSSGGSSPQRLPSPPPPSTPPEHNTTWRPGTYGSRVSWKPRRHHSESSGGFEDRNYE; from the coding sequence ATGGGTAATGATGCAAGAGTTGCTCATAATAAGGTCTACGTTAACGTGATGGAGTTATTGGTTGCCGAAGAGGTTGATCAGCAGCTCCAGCGCTTACCAGAACGAGTCTTGAAATATATCCGGCGTTCTGAAGTCGAGACTTTTGCCCTTAACCGTCTACCAGCGCTCTATGCTTCTAGTGAAAAAGGGCTGCAACATCAGTACGATCGCGCGATTCGTGAACTCAATCCGAAAATTGCGAGTGCGGTGCGCCAGGCGTTTGCTGCTGTGCAAATTGATCCAATCCGACTGTCTCAACCGATTCACCTCGAAGACGACAGCCGTGAGTCAGAAGCGGTTTTGCAGGCCCTAAGGGAATGGCTGCGATCGCCTGATTTGGATTGGAAGACAGCACTGTACAAGCTTAAAAGACTGCAGTATCGGGGGGCGCGCAAGGGATCGCAAGTTGCCCCTTTGTCTTCAGGAGGATCTTCCCCTCAACGCCTGCCCTCGCCGCCACCTCCTTCAACCCCGCCTGAGCACAATACGACTTGGCGACCCGGGACTTACGGGAGCCGCGTTAGCTGGAAACCTCGCCGCCATCATTCTGAATCGAGCGGTGGATTTGAGGATAGAAATTACGAATAG
- a CDS encoding N-acetyltransferase, producing the protein MPNATIRSATVQDLKSILSIYNEAILNTTAVYDYEPHTLAMRQGWFEAKQADRFPVLVAELNREVVGFGSLGWFRAWAAYRYTVENSIYVAPHRRGQGIGKQLLAGLIESARAMELHAIVAGIDADNTVSCRLHEQFGFQEVAHLYQVGYKFGRWLDLKFLELLLETPTQPNESKRI; encoded by the coding sequence ATGCCTAACGCGACGATTCGTTCTGCCACTGTCCAAGACCTCAAGAGCATCCTGAGCATTTATAACGAAGCCATTCTCAATACAACAGCCGTTTATGACTACGAACCCCATACCTTAGCCATGCGCCAGGGATGGTTTGAGGCCAAACAGGCCGACAGATTCCCGGTATTAGTGGCTGAACTCAATCGCGAAGTAGTTGGGTTTGGCTCCCTCGGGTGGTTTCGAGCCTGGGCAGCCTATCGATACACCGTCGAGAACTCAATCTATGTTGCGCCCCACAGACGTGGACAGGGTATTGGCAAGCAGCTACTTGCAGGCCTGATTGAGTCAGCGCGGGCAATGGAGTTGCATGCAATTGTGGCAGGTATAGACGCCGATAACACCGTCAGCTGCCGACTTCATGAACAGTTCGGCTTTCAAGAAGTTGCCCACCTCTACCAGGTTGGCTATAAATTTGGTCGCTGGCTAGATCTCAAATTCCTGGAATTGCTCCTTGAAACCCCCACCCAGCCCAACGAATCTAAACGAATCTAG
- a CDS encoding trypsin-like peptidase domain-containing protein: MGIALKQIGLTVATLIVGGGAGWAGHQRWSTQQVQTEPVTEQVPVVQTALRTAEVSEAPAVAVVPSVQTNPNFIADAVSRVGAAVVRIDAENVDWDVPEAFQNPFFRRFFDDDMPVPPEPFQQGTGSGFILTETGRIITNAHVVEGANQVTVTLTDGRTFEGEVVGTDSVTDVAAIKIDAQDLPAVVLGSTETLSPGQWAIAIGNPLGLDNTVTAGIISALDRTSTEVGIPDKRVQFIQTDAAINPGNSGGPLLNNQGEVIGMNTAIRKDAQGLGFAIPVETLTRISSQLFETGEVQHPYLGIQMMLLTAEMRDRLNEDDEFEVKVNDEDGIIIVRVLENTPAEESGLKPGDIIQRVNGVPVETPTDVQAQVDASEIGSSLDVEVKRADQVETIKVRPMPLPSQLQ, from the coding sequence ATGGGCATAGCTCTGAAGCAAATTGGGCTGACTGTGGCTACCCTCATTGTAGGGGGTGGCGCAGGGTGGGCAGGCCATCAACGTTGGAGCACACAGCAGGTTCAGACCGAACCCGTAACAGAGCAAGTCCCTGTGGTGCAAACCGCCCTTAGAACCGCAGAAGTATCGGAAGCACCTGCAGTTGCCGTGGTGCCGTCGGTTCAGACTAACCCCAACTTCATTGCTGATGCCGTCAGTCGAGTCGGCGCAGCAGTCGTCCGCATCGATGCTGAAAATGTGGATTGGGACGTGCCAGAAGCTTTCCAAAATCCTTTCTTCCGCAGATTTTTTGACGACGATATGCCGGTTCCCCCTGAACCGTTTCAGCAGGGCACCGGTTCGGGCTTTATTCTCACGGAGACGGGGCGCATTATCACCAACGCTCACGTTGTCGAGGGCGCAAACCAGGTCACGGTTACATTAACAGATGGCCGCACTTTTGAAGGAGAAGTGGTAGGAACGGACTCTGTCACCGATGTAGCAGCCATCAAGATTGACGCTCAAGATCTGCCTGCTGTGGTACTCGGCAGCACTGAGACCTTGTCTCCAGGGCAGTGGGCGATCGCAATTGGGAACCCCCTTGGTTTAGATAACACCGTCACTGCAGGCATCATCAGCGCTTTAGATCGAACCAGCACGGAAGTAGGCATCCCTGATAAACGCGTGCAGTTCATTCAAACGGATGCGGCCATCAATCCAGGCAATTCTGGCGGTCCCCTGCTTAACAATCAGGGGGAAGTGATTGGCATGAATACCGCTATCCGTAAGGATGCTCAAGGGTTAGGGTTTGCCATTCCGGTTGAAACGCTAACTCGGATTTCTAGTCAACTCTTCGAAACGGGTGAAGTACAACATCCTTACTTAGGCATTCAGATGATGCTGCTAACGGCAGAAATGCGCGATCGCCTCAACGAAGATGACGAGTTTGAGGTAAAAGTTAATGACGAGGATGGCATTATCATCGTCCGTGTTCTAGAAAACACGCCCGCTGAAGAGAGTGGCCTAAAACCTGGCGACATTATTCAGCGAGTCAATGGCGTGCCGGTCGAAACCCCAACAGATGTCCAGGCTCAAGTGGATGCCAGTGAAATTGGCAGCTCCCTGGATGTTGAGGTGAAGCGAGCCGATCAGGTTGAAACGATTAAAGTGCGCCCGATGCCCCTACCGTCTCAGCTACAGTAA
- a CDS encoding M23 family metallopeptidase, producing MSAIAIAVISTGGSPRPILAGASMLAQVPTDSETTDLCPSPALSRVQSHSVVAGETLESIATAYGLLPITLLGMNSAAQAGPITPGMVLRIPPFNGIEVSVAEGQTWQDLATVYQLRADILFEVNGCPAAVPAQIFVPGVNWFSDIATVSADGATGGTTDADPLAGYPLSEDASILTAFGWQPHPERDELVFSSGVTLAVSPGATALAVGEGTVAYVGEEDALGTLIVINHALGFQTRYGRITNPQVSAGDRVRTGQPIATTTPLSDAGATLYFEVRTNSELGWVARDPGDYIPALAVR from the coding sequence GTGTCTGCAATTGCAATCGCCGTGATCAGTACGGGGGGATCCCCACGACCGATACTGGCGGGGGCGTCGATGCTAGCCCAAGTCCCCACAGATTCAGAGACGACGGATCTCTGCCCTAGCCCGGCCCTTTCTCGCGTGCAATCCCATTCTGTCGTTGCCGGAGAGACCCTGGAGAGCATCGCCACAGCCTATGGTCTGCTGCCCATTACCCTCCTAGGGATGAATTCCGCTGCCCAAGCTGGCCCGATTACGCCAGGCATGGTCTTACGGATACCTCCCTTTAATGGGATTGAAGTGAGTGTCGCTGAAGGACAAACATGGCAAGATCTCGCTACCGTCTACCAGCTGCGAGCCGATATTTTGTTTGAGGTGAATGGCTGCCCAGCAGCAGTCCCGGCACAAATTTTTGTGCCAGGGGTGAATTGGTTTTCTGATATTGCGACAGTGTCAGCTGATGGGGCAACTGGTGGAACGACGGATGCTGATCCGCTAGCGGGTTACCCGCTCTCTGAGGACGCTTCTATCTTGACAGCCTTTGGTTGGCAGCCTCATCCTGAGCGAGATGAACTGGTCTTTAGCAGTGGCGTCACCCTAGCGGTTAGCCCTGGGGCTACAGCGCTTGCTGTGGGAGAGGGTACCGTGGCTTACGTTGGTGAAGAAGACGCGCTGGGTACCTTGATCGTAATTAACCATGCCCTAGGATTTCAGACGCGCTATGGGCGCATTACCAACCCTCAAGTGAGTGCGGGCGATCGCGTTCGTACGGGGCAACCCATTGCCACAACCACCCCTCTGTCCGATGCTGGTGCAACACTTTACTTTGAAGTGCGCACAAACTCTGAGCTTGGTTGGGTTGCTCGGGATCCAGGCGATTACATTCCGGCGCTGGCAGTGCGTTAA
- a CDS encoding histone deacetylase, with translation MPKFGLLRDLLVQDGVVTADQIYQPGAPPQGWIEQVHGTRYVTAYCTGKLDAKAQRRIGLPWSPNLVKRTCTAVGGTILTAKLALNHGLACNTAGGTHHAFPDYGAGFCIFNDLAIAARVLLSQGLVQRLLIFDLDVHQGDGTAWIFQQDPRVFTFSMHCDVNFPRQKQVSDWDVPLPEGTEDRAYLRQVQAYLPDLLSQVRPDLVLYDAGVDTHMRDRLGKLALTNTGLYERDRSVLSTCVAAGYPVACVIGGGYDDDMPALVYRHSLLYRAAIEVYQHHRL, from the coding sequence ATGCCTAAATTTGGGCTGCTGCGGGATTTGTTAGTGCAGGATGGTGTCGTGACAGCGGATCAGATTTATCAACCTGGGGCACCCCCCCAAGGGTGGATTGAACAGGTGCATGGGACTCGCTATGTCACCGCCTATTGCACGGGCAAGCTTGATGCCAAGGCCCAGCGACGCATTGGCCTTCCGTGGAGCCCTAATCTGGTAAAACGCACCTGCACTGCTGTGGGGGGAACCATCCTGACAGCAAAACTTGCCCTTAACCACGGGCTTGCCTGCAACACCGCTGGGGGAACCCATCATGCCTTTCCTGACTATGGGGCAGGATTTTGCATTTTTAACGATTTAGCGATCGCGGCCCGCGTTCTCCTGTCTCAAGGACTTGTACAGCGTCTATTGATTTTTGACCTGGATGTACATCAAGGGGATGGCACCGCGTGGATTTTTCAACAGGATCCCAGGGTGTTTACCTTTTCGATGCATTGCGATGTCAATTTTCCCCGGCAAAAGCAGGTCAGCGATTGGGATGTGCCCTTACCTGAAGGCACCGAAGATAGAGCTTACCTGCGCCAGGTGCAGGCCTATTTACCTGACCTCTTGAGCCAGGTGCGCCCTGACCTGGTGCTGTACGATGCTGGTGTTGATACTCACATGCGCGATCGCCTGGGCAAGCTAGCACTGACGAATACCGGCCTGTACGAGCGCGATCGCAGCGTCCTCTCTACCTGTGTGGCTGCAGGTTACCCCGTCGCCTGCGTGATTGGGGGCGGATATGATGACGACATGCCGGCGCTGGTCTATCGTCACTCGCTCCTCTATCGGGCTGCGATTGAGGTCTATCAGCACCATCGTTTGTAA
- a CDS encoding rhodanese-related sulfurtransferase, producing MTVVVATFYKFVPIQDCAELQRSLQTLCVSINLRGTILLAAEGINATIAGRDDSVAQLIDWLQCDRRFSDLTVKIAATAESPFGRMKVKIKSEIVTLGQPAVSPNQQVGTYVSPREWNHLISDPEVVLVDARNEYEVNIGTFKGAINPHTQAFRQLPDYVKTHLNPQEHKKVAMFCTGGIRCEKATSYLLQRGFEEVYHLQGGILKYLEEIPETESLWEGECFIFDERVTVRHGLRPGSYDLCRACGQPISAEDKISPHYEASICCPHCYPNLTPEKRAKQQMRKYQYEQQHGKPLS from the coding sequence ATGACCGTTGTCGTTGCCACCTTCTATAAGTTTGTGCCCATTCAAGATTGTGCTGAACTGCAGCGATCGCTGCAAACGCTCTGCGTCAGCATAAACCTGCGAGGCACAATTTTGTTGGCTGCAGAAGGCATTAATGCCACGATTGCAGGCAGGGATGACAGTGTGGCTCAACTCATCGATTGGCTGCAGTGCGATCGGCGCTTCTCTGACCTCACGGTGAAAATTGCTGCGACTGCCGAGTCCCCTTTTGGGCGCATGAAGGTAAAAATCAAGTCAGAGATTGTTACCTTAGGCCAACCTGCTGTCAGCCCCAATCAACAGGTTGGTACCTATGTCAGCCCCCGAGAGTGGAACCACTTAATCTCGGATCCGGAGGTGGTGCTGGTGGATGCTCGGAATGAATATGAAGTCAATATTGGCACCTTTAAAGGGGCGATTAACCCTCATACGCAAGCGTTTCGTCAATTGCCAGATTATGTGAAGACTCACCTGAACCCCCAGGAACATAAGAAGGTTGCTATGTTTTGCACAGGGGGAATTCGCTGTGAAAAAGCCACGTCTTATCTGTTGCAACGAGGGTTTGAGGAGGTCTACCATCTCCAGGGCGGTATCTTGAAATATCTAGAAGAGATTCCAGAAACGGAGAGCCTTTGGGAAGGGGAATGCTTTATTTTTGATGAGCGGGTGACAGTGCGGCACGGGCTCAGGCCTGGCAGTTACGATCTATGCCGTGCCTGCGGGCAGCCTATTAGTGCCGAAGATAAGATCTCGCCCCATTACGAAGCGAGTATTTGTTGTCCTCACTGCTACCCGAATCTGACCCCTGAGAAACGTGCCAAGCAGCAGATGCGCAAGTACCAATACGAACAACAGCATGGCAAGCCTCTGTCGTGA
- a CDS encoding DUF3365 domain-containing protein, whose product MLSKSLQQRMEDRVRSESVVLMESMRAVRRYTDQQVSPLLEAAMGANEFWPETIPAYSARRVFELLYEQGSAIGDFHYTYKEAVMNPTNPDDLADEFEAALARDFISTSTLTDLSGFRELPDRGLVFYSARPIRIQNQSCLRCHSAPEVAPPAMLLHYGRENGFGWQLNEIVGTQIVYVPAQEVLQAARRAFSSVMGIFFGVFAIALLCLNSVLNPLVVQPIQNLARISQKLAADDIRSENELQSIKAQKLSGVVKRNDELGKLGRVFQTMVNEVVVRQQRLQQKIRDLRIEIDEKRKIREVEEIVETDYFRSLQKKAKEIRDRRQPED is encoded by the coding sequence GTGCTGTCAAAATCCCTACAGCAGCGGATGGAGGATCGAGTCAGATCTGAAAGCGTTGTTCTGATGGAGTCTATGCGAGCGGTACGGCGCTACACCGATCAGCAAGTGAGCCCTCTTTTAGAAGCGGCTATGGGAGCTAATGAGTTTTGGCCAGAGACGATTCCAGCCTATTCAGCTCGACGCGTGTTTGAGCTGCTATACGAACAAGGCAGCGCTATCGGGGACTTTCATTACACCTATAAAGAGGCCGTCATGAACCCTACTAATCCTGATGATCTCGCCGATGAATTTGAAGCTGCCCTCGCCCGCGATTTCATCAGCACCTCGACGCTCACCGATTTATCAGGATTCCGAGAACTTCCTGACCGAGGATTGGTGTTTTATAGTGCACGGCCAATTCGTATTCAAAATCAGTCCTGTCTTCGGTGTCACAGTGCTCCAGAAGTGGCTCCCCCGGCCATGCTGCTTCACTATGGCCGAGAGAATGGCTTTGGTTGGCAACTCAATGAGATCGTCGGTACCCAAATTGTTTATGTCCCCGCCCAAGAGGTGTTACAAGCGGCAAGACGGGCCTTCTCTTCTGTTATGGGGATATTTTTTGGGGTGTTTGCGATCGCGCTCCTTTGCCTCAATAGTGTGTTAAACCCTCTCGTAGTGCAGCCTATCCAAAACCTGGCTCGGATTTCTCAAAAACTTGCTGCAGACGACATTCGCTCAGAAAACGAGCTGCAATCTATAAAAGCCCAAAAGCTATCGGGCGTTGTCAAACGCAACGACGAACTTGGAAAACTGGGGCGTGTGTTTCAAACCATGGTTAATGAAGTTGTTGTTCGGCAACAGCGCCTGCAGCAAAAAATTCGCGATCTTAGAATTGAAATTGATGAAAAACGTAAGATCAGAGAAGTTGAAGAGATTGTCGAAACCGACTATTTTCGGAGTCTTCAAAAAAAGGCCAAAGAAATTCGCGATCGCCGACAGCCTGAAGACTAA
- a CDS encoding energy-coupling factor ABC transporter ATP-binding protein has translation MLNLRDLVYHPASTPQPILKTINLELAPQELGLVVGPSGSGKTTLLEILAGLAYPTSGEVRWRNQVLLPEALQQLAGLVFQFPERHFCGHNILEELRLGHPELPKERITQALASVGLGHLSLRAEPHALSGGQQRRLALAVQLIRQPYLLLLDEPTAGLDWSMRRQVVTLVRQLKKDWSLLIVSHDASEFMEVADRVWKLNQGVLEPMPKPATVEATS, from the coding sequence ATGCTCAACCTCCGAGACCTGGTTTATCATCCAGCTTCTACTCCCCAACCTATCTTAAAGACCATTAACCTGGAGCTGGCACCTCAGGAATTGGGGCTTGTGGTTGGCCCTAGCGGCTCTGGAAAAACAACGCTGCTAGAGATTTTGGCTGGGTTGGCCTATCCAACGTCGGGGGAAGTTAGGTGGCGTAATCAGGTACTTTTGCCAGAAGCGCTACAACAACTGGCAGGGCTTGTGTTTCAATTTCCAGAGCGCCATTTTTGTGGACACAACATTTTAGAAGAACTCCGGTTAGGGCATCCGGAGCTGCCCAAGGAGCGCATTACACAAGCGCTGGCATCAGTGGGCTTAGGGCATTTGTCCCTGAGAGCTGAACCCCATGCCCTCAGTGGTGGCCAACAACGCCGGTTGGCGTTAGCGGTACAGTTGATTCGGCAACCTTATCTGCTCTTGCTAGATGAACCGACTGCTGGGCTTGATTGGTCAATGCGACGGCAGGTCGTGACTTTAGTCAGACAATTAAAAAAAGACTGGAGTTTACTCATCGTTTCCCATGATGCCAGTGAGTTTATGGAGGTGGCCGATCGCGTCTGGAAATTGAATCAGGGGGTTTTAGAGCCGATGCCTAAACCCGCCACCGTGGAGGCCACATCATGA